The following coding sequences are from one Dreissena polymorpha isolate Duluth1 chromosome 8, UMN_Dpol_1.0, whole genome shotgun sequence window:
- the LOC127840728 gene encoding zinc finger protein 595-like — protein sequence MEGDFESTDNTYNLTCHEGRDTPVKKASKSFKEVKSSVRPRKRMYQCDKCEVSVSYLESLKMHEEVFHGVVYQGEKADQCEVCEMRFHTRHHLDLHVKVNHDNGVVNNQEKSYRCEMCKRSFETIAGLEEHLNTHKGQMFICSICGQYFSRSYSLKLHKKSVHLGLKSTKISDKMLPKRYFCNFCGHGFKRSQNLEDHIAVKHDRSLLKYSCDQCPERFVRPHSLEYHVNRVHNKKRPYQCKNCKRDFFSKVAMSKHVVMCTKNESEQFACEECGQLFKTSQNLNMHREAMHSKNLLTCECGTVVRWRSSMAKHRRKCRLNPENSDINAKAGLKQNQSKNSFVLNDVNAQLRDTVLHEFTFKSMSNTSNFNDTSGGTSSELAVSETVVEELPADIVADVGHLETIAVKQADGSNVFYMILQK from the coding sequence ATGGAAGGAGACTTTGAAAGCACTGATAACACTTACAACCTCACTTGTCATGAAGGGAGAGATACTCCAGTCAAGAAGGCATCCAAGTCATTTAAGGAAGTGAAGTCTTCGGTTCGGCCGAGAAAAAGGATGTACCAGTGTGACAAGTGTGAGGTTTCAGTGTCGTACTTGGAGTCCCTGAAGATGCATGAAGAAGTGTTCCATGGGGTTGTGTACCAAGGTGAGAAGGCGGATCAGTGTGAAGTGTGTGAAATGAGGTTTCACACCCGCCATCACTTAGACCTCCATGTGAAAGTTAACCATGATAACGGTGTTGTGAATAATCAAGAAAAATCTTACCGTTGTGAGATGTGTAAAAGATCCTTTGAGACTATAGCTGGCttagaagaacatttaaatacacACAAAGGGCAAATGTTTATTTGTAGTATTTGTGGACAGTATTTCAGTCGCTCTTACTCTTTGAAACTACACAAAAAATCTGTACATTTGGGTCTGAAAAGTACGAAAATATCCGACAAAATGCTTCCAAAACGATACTTCTGTAATTTCTGTGGTCACGGGTTCAAGAGATCTCAAAATCTTGAAGATCACATAGCCGTAAAGCATGACAGGTCATTGCTGAAGTATTCATGTGACCAGTGTCCAGAACGGTTTGTTCGTCCGCACAGCCTCGAATACCATGTTAACAGAGTGCATAACAAAAAAAGGCCGTATCAATGTAAGAATTGTAAGCGAGACTTCTTCTCAAAGGTTGCCATGTCCAAACACGTAGTGATGTGTACAAAAAATGAAAGCGAGCAGTTTGCGTGTGAGGAATGCGGACAGCTTTTCAAAACATCTCAGAACTTAAACATGCACAGAGAAGCTATGCATTCTAAGAATCTTCTAACCTGTGAGTGTGGAACTGTTGTACGCTGGAGGTCTTCCATGGCCAAGCACCGAAGAAAATGTCGACTCAATCCAGAAAACTCTGATATAAATGCAAAGGCAggattaaaacaaaatcaatcaaaaaatAGCTTTGTGTTGAATGATGTCAATGCTCAGTTAAGGGACACTGTTCTGCATGAATTCACATTCAAAAGCATGTCAAATACATCAAATTTTAATGATACTTCTGGTGGAACAAGTTCAGAACTTGCTGTGTCTGAAACAGTTGTGGAAGAATTACCGGCAGACATTGTAGCTGATGTAGGCCATCTGGAGACCATAGCTGTAAAACAAGCTGATGGCTCAAATGTGTTCTACATGATTCTGCAGAAGTAA
- the LOC127842998 gene encoding uncharacterized protein LOC127842998 — protein sequence MRTRVPHSGGVACEAKRCDVTRQSYRKAVTFVYAPMRTTVLQKGSDFRLCSNAHVHPADQKLPLRAKSSTIVKQRIKEQPHARAMDIVADVMSDITNDEQFLAPKQKLMKRTANKFRAKHRPSELTDLNFDVDMDYLKCHNFLIADLRVDEQRHLVFATQFQLNLLQNATRWFMDGTFKVRSEGT from the exons ATGCGAACAAGAGTTCCACACTCTGGCGGTGTAGCGTGCGAAGCAAAAAGATGCGATGTCACGCGACAGTCTTACAGAAAGGCAGTGACTTTCGTCTATGCTCCAATGCGCACGACAGTCTTACAGAAAGGCAGTGACTTTCGTCTATGCTCCAATGCGCACGTGCACCCAGCGGACCAGAAGCTTCCTCTTCGAGCGAAGTCTTCCACCATT GTCAAACAGCGTATCAAGGAACAGCCTCATGCCCGGGCAATGGATATTGTGGCTGATGTCATGTCGGACATTACTAACGATGAGCAGTTCCTGGCCCCGAAGCAGAAGCTGATGAAGCGCACTGCCAACAAGTTTCGGGCGAAGCATAGGCCATCTGAACTGACAGACTTGAATTTTGAT gTCGATATGGACTACCTGAAGTGTCACAACTTCTTGATTGCTGATCTTCGTGTTGACGAGCAACGACATCTTGTGTTCGCTACGCAATTCCAATTGAATCTGTTGCAGAACGCGACACGATGGTTCATGGACGGAACGTTCAAGGTACGAAGCGAaggaacataa